The region aaaaagaaaagacacaTTTAGATAGTATTGTTCTATTATAAATCAATTCCAAACCTTCTCGAAAAATAATTCACTCAACATACTTCAAAGTGTAGAATAATTGAAAATCAGTAGATAGTATGAAGTTTTCTatgatcatattatttttttgttttattaccTTTAGCTTTGATTTAGTTCAGTCAGAAAATCTTCAAATATCACAATTTGGAGGAAAACAAAATACCAATATAGCTAAGGTATGGACATTTCATATTGTGCCAAAAAAAAAGATTTGACATTGTTTGATGGAAACCAAATCACATTTCATCCTAAACTATAAGATctctttgttattattataacttttcaatgatttgttattttcatattcttaaggCTTTAATAAGTGCTTGGACTCAAGCATGTGCATCCACATCTGCTGTCAAAATTGTGATTCCAAAAGGAACATATCAAATGACACATGTAAAGCTAAAAGGTCCTTGCAAGGCTCCCATTGAACTTTACGTTGATGGCACAATCAAAGCACCGGTAAAGCCACAAGATGTTGGCGGTGACGAAATTCTCAGGATTGACTATGTTAATGCCTTAACCATATCTGGTAATGGAGTCTTTGATGGTCAAGGTGCCTATGCTTGGAAACAAAATGATTGTTCAAAAAGCTTTAATTGCAAATTGCTTGGCatggtaaataaatattatttttgacatTCAAATAAAATGCAACATGAGCATCtatcaaaattagtttttattcatTTGTGTTATTTTATCATATGTCAACAGAATTTTGCTTTTAACTACATCAATAATTCAATAGTTCGTGGCATTACCAGTAAGGATAGCAAACACTTTCATGTTAATGTTTTGGGATGCAACAATTTCACATTTGATGGATTTAAAGTAAGTGCTCCACATGATAGTGCCAACACTGATGGCATCCAtattggaagatcaagaggtgTGAATGTTCTTAATACAAACATTGCCACTGGAGATGATTGTGTTTCACTAGGTGACGGTAGTAAACAAGTTCTTGTCCAAAATGTGAAATGTGGACCCGGTCATGGTATTAGTGTTGGAAGCCTTGGAAAGTATAAGGAAGAAGAGCCTGTTGATGGTATTACAATTAAGGGTTGCACTTTGAAAGGAACTGACAATGGAGTGAGGATTAAGACTTGGCCTAGTGAACCAGGAACAATAACAGTTACTAACATGAAATTTGAGGATATTACCATGGACAATGTTAAGAACCCTATCATCATAGACCAAGAGTATTGTCCGTGGAACCAATgtaccaaaaaggtatttagtctcttatatattcatgtacacgttgattttattattttagttgcaAAATATTTCATAGACTACAATAAAGGGCCTTAAAAGACTAACTATATCATTTCTTATTGTTGTGATGATCTAGTATCCATCAAAAATAAAGATAAGCAAAGTTACCATCAAGAATATTAAGGGAACTTCAGCAACTAAAGAAGGAGTAATTATTGCTTGTAGCAGTGGTGTACCATGTGAAGGTGTGGAGATATCTAATGTTGATCTCAAGTTCAAAGGAGCTCCGGCAATAGCTGTGTGCAGTAATGTCAAACCAAAAATAACAGGAAAGGCTCCTACCTGTACAGCTCCAAGTAATAAAAAAgagtaataaaaatttatttaaaaaatctataAGTGTATtgtttttaggttaaaatactcccttcgtccatgtttttgttgaaaaatctca is a window of Vigna unguiculata cultivar IT97K-499-35 chromosome 4, ASM411807v1, whole genome shotgun sequence DNA encoding:
- the LOC114182755 gene encoding polygalacturonase-like; translation: MKFSMIILFFCFITFSFDLVQSENLQISQFGGKQNTNIAKALISAWTQACASTSAVKIVIPKGTYQMTHVKLKGPCKAPIELYVDGTIKAPVKPQDVGGDEILRIDYVNALTISGNGVFDGQGAYAWKQNDCSKSFNCKLLGMNFAFNYINNSIVRGITSKDSKHFHVNVLGCNNFTFDGFKVSAPHDSANTDGIHIGRSRGVNVLNTNIATGDDCVSLGDGSKQVLVQNVKCGPGHGISVGSLGKYKEEEPVDGITIKGCTLKGTDNGVRIKTWPSEPGTITVTNMKFEDITMDNVKNPIIIDQEYCPWNQCTKKYPSKIKISKVTIKNIKGTSATKEGVIIACSSGVPCEGVEISNVDLKFKGAPAIAVCSNVKPKITGKAPTCTAPSNKKE